Proteins found in one Cardinium endosymbiont of Culicoides punctatus genomic segment:
- the clpX gene encoding ATP-dependent Clp protease ATP-binding subunit ClpX, translating to MNEKTYCSFCQRNSNVVGIMVSGPDGRICDDCVVQAMEVIQTQKGNAMINEIKPIHLLPPKKIKDYLDEYVVGQEEPKKALSIAVYNHYKRLMQPINKKNDVVIEKSNILLIGETGTGKTYLARTLAQLLEVPFCIVDATVFTEAGYVGEDVESIITRLLHAANYDVSAAERGIIYIDEVDKIACKGDNPSITRDVSGEGVQQSLLKLLEGSIINAPPQGGRKHPDQKLTAVNTENILFICGGAFDGITRTIANRFNLQTIGFSSAARRSSVKHEEKDLHKYVSSADIKAYGLIPELVGRLPIIRGLEPLTQSNLRRILTEPKNALVKQYMKLFEMDKIALTFTDDTLDFIAEQAIVLKLGARGLRSICENIMSEAMYTAPSSENMEKLVIDKDYAVAQLNKSRIGLVHQEKNIEKESTMMAVSQG from the coding sequence ATGAATGAGAAAACCTACTGTTCTTTTTGTCAAAGGAACAGTAATGTAGTTGGTATTATGGTTTCTGGTCCTGATGGTCGTATTTGTGATGACTGTGTAGTACAAGCTATGGAAGTTATTCAAACACAGAAGGGAAATGCCATGATTAACGAAATAAAACCTATTCACTTATTACCACCAAAAAAAATCAAGGACTATTTAGATGAATATGTAGTTGGCCAGGAAGAGCCCAAAAAGGCGCTATCGATTGCTGTTTATAATCACTATAAACGCCTAATGCAACCAATAAATAAAAAAAATGATGTTGTTATTGAAAAATCGAATATACTGCTTATTGGAGAAACAGGTACAGGAAAAACATATTTGGCCCGCACCTTAGCACAATTATTAGAAGTTCCTTTTTGTATTGTTGATGCAACAGTTTTCACAGAAGCAGGCTATGTAGGAGAAGATGTAGAAAGTATTATTACACGCTTATTACATGCTGCTAACTATGATGTTTCCGCAGCTGAACGAGGTATTATTTACATAGATGAAGTGGATAAAATTGCCTGTAAAGGAGATAATCCATCTATTACACGCGATGTAAGTGGTGAAGGTGTACAACAATCACTTTTAAAACTACTAGAAGGATCAATTATCAATGCCCCGCCACAAGGAGGAAGAAAGCATCCAGACCAAAAGTTGACAGCTGTAAATACAGAAAATATCCTATTTATTTGTGGAGGTGCTTTTGATGGTATTACTAGAACAATTGCGAATCGCTTCAATCTACAAACCATAGGTTTCTCTTCTGCTGCAAGACGTTCATCTGTTAAGCATGAAGAAAAAGATCTACACAAATATGTTTCGTCTGCAGATATAAAAGCTTATGGACTTATTCCAGAGTTAGTGGGCCGGCTACCCATTATAAGAGGTCTTGAACCACTTACACAAAGTAACCTAAGGCGTATTCTTACAGAACCTAAAAACGCTCTGGTCAAGCAATATATGAAATTGTTTGAAATGGATAAGATTGCACTTACTTTTACAGATGACACACTCGATTTTATTGCAGAACAAGCAATAGTGCTGAAATTAGGTGCAAGAGGATTGCGTTCTATTTGTGAAAATATTATGAGTGAGGCAATGTATACAGCTCCTTCATCCGAAAATATGGAAAAATTAGTTATTGATAAAGATTACGCAGTAGCACAACTTAATAAATCACGTATAGGACTAGTCCATCAGGAAAAAAATATTGAAAAAGAAAGTACAATGATGGCTGTATCTCAAGGATAG
- a CDS encoding ATP-dependent Clp protease proteolytic subunit: MSDHKEFKQFVVKSGYASGLQVDSYVSDIENMTRSVIEERPAHFREVDVFSRLIMDRIIFLGTQVDDAIANIIIAQLLFLESVDSRKDILLYINSPGGSVYSGLGIYDTMQYISPNVSTICTGLAASMGAILLAGGATGQRSALPHARIMIHQPLGGAKGPASDMEITVQQIIEVKKDLHNILVKHTGRDYASVARHSDRDYWMRADQAKEYGIIDSILEKKSKQ; the protein is encoded by the coding sequence ATGTCAGATCATAAAGAATTTAAGCAGTTTGTAGTCAAAAGTGGTTACGCGAGTGGTTTACAAGTAGATAGTTATGTTTCCGATATTGAAAATATGACTCGATCGGTTATTGAAGAACGTCCAGCTCATTTCCGTGAAGTGGATGTTTTTTCTCGATTGATCATGGATCGAATTATTTTTCTAGGTACACAAGTCGATGATGCTATTGCTAATATCATTATTGCCCAATTGCTTTTTTTGGAATCTGTTGATTCCCGAAAAGATATTCTATTATACATTAATAGTCCAGGAGGGTCTGTGTATTCAGGATTAGGTATTTATGACACCATGCAATACATTTCGCCAAATGTGTCTACTATTTGTACGGGGCTTGCTGCCTCTATGGGAGCTATCTTATTAGCTGGTGGAGCAACAGGACAACGTTCTGCACTTCCACATGCACGAATTATGATCCACCAACCATTGGGAGGGGCTAAGGGGCCCGCTTCTGATATGGAGATTACGGTGCAGCAGATCATTGAAGTAAAAAAAGATTTACATAATATTTTGGTAAAGCATACAGGACGTGATTATGCTTCTGTAGCGCGTCATTCAGATAGAGACTACTGGATGCGTGCAGACCAGGCCAAAGAATATGGCATCATTGATTCCATATTAGAAAAAAAATCTAAACAGTAA
- a CDS encoding ribonucleoside-diphosphate reductase subunit alpha produces the protein MVVVKRDGRLESVKFDKITLRIEKLCYGLNMDYIDTIAMVKKIIDGIHDRVTTSEIDNLAAETAAAMTVYHPDYAIIAARIAVSNLHKETSKSFSSTIKRLYTYVNPITGENASIIAKDVYKVIAEHAAYLDNAIVHERDFSYDYFGFKTLERSYLLKINGKIVERPQYMLMRVAVGIHGDNLDAVLDTYNFMSEKWFTHATPTLFNAGTPKPQLSSCFLLMMQDDSIQGIYNTLTQCAKISQSAGGIGLSIHNIRATGSYIRGTNGVSNGIVPMLRNFDMTARYVDQGGGRRKGSFAIYMEPWHADIFDFLDLKKNHGKEERRARDLFYGLWIPDLFMQRVEENETWSLFCPNEAPGLSDCYGTAFEQKYKQYEREGKARKSIKAQELWFAILDSQIETGTPYMLYKDAANAKSNQKNLGVIKSSNLCTEIIEYTAPDEVAVCNLASISLPMFVTADRSFDHTKLYQVAYVVTKNLNKVIDRNYYPVAEASYSNLKHRPIGIGVQGLADAFLKMKLVFDSAEARKLNKEIFETIYFAAVTASKDLAQKEGVYESYPGSPIAQGIFQFDMWGVTPSSGRWNWDMLRKEVLQYGVRNSLLVAPMPTASTSQILGNNECFEPYTSNIYTRRVLSGEFIIVNKYLLEDLIRLGLWNEQMKEAIMIGNGSIQHIEAIPQYIKNLYRTVWEIPQKSIIDMAADRAPYICQSQSLNLHMQDATMGKLTSMHFYGWKKGLKTGMYYLRTKAAADAIKFTIQKKTLTVQEDRVSPIQEASPDVEIEQECLMCSG, from the coding sequence ATGGTAGTTGTAAAACGAGATGGCCGCTTAGAGTCAGTCAAATTCGATAAAATAACCCTGCGCATAGAAAAACTTTGCTATGGGCTAAATATGGATTATATCGATACGATTGCCATGGTTAAAAAAATCATTGACGGCATTCACGATCGTGTAACTACTTCAGAAATAGATAATTTAGCTGCAGAAACTGCAGCAGCTATGACGGTATATCACCCAGATTACGCTATCATAGCTGCACGAATAGCGGTTTCTAATCTGCATAAAGAAACCAGTAAATCCTTTTCCAGTACTATAAAAAGGCTCTATACCTATGTCAATCCTATAACTGGAGAAAATGCTTCTATTATAGCCAAGGATGTATATAAAGTGATAGCTGAACATGCAGCGTATTTAGACAACGCCATTGTTCATGAACGCGATTTCTCATATGATTATTTTGGATTTAAAACACTGGAACGATCTTACTTGTTGAAAATAAATGGGAAAATAGTAGAACGTCCGCAATATATGTTGATGCGTGTAGCTGTAGGTATTCATGGTGATAACCTAGATGCTGTGCTCGATACATATAATTTTATGTCTGAAAAGTGGTTTACACATGCAACGCCTACGCTTTTTAATGCAGGCACACCGAAGCCTCAACTTTCTTCTTGTTTCTTATTAATGATGCAAGACGATAGCATTCAAGGTATTTACAATACGCTCACACAATGTGCAAAGATATCACAATCTGCAGGGGGCATTGGGTTAAGTATCCATAATATACGGGCAACAGGTTCTTATATTCGGGGAACCAATGGTGTCTCTAATGGTATTGTACCTATGTTACGGAATTTTGATATGACAGCTAGGTATGTAGACCAAGGAGGAGGAAGACGTAAAGGAAGTTTTGCTATCTATATGGAGCCATGGCATGCAGATATTTTTGATTTTTTAGATCTTAAAAAAAACCATGGTAAAGAAGAACGAAGGGCAAGAGATCTTTTTTATGGACTTTGGATTCCAGATTTGTTTATGCAACGTGTGGAAGAAAATGAAACTTGGTCGCTTTTTTGTCCCAATGAAGCCCCAGGTCTATCAGATTGTTATGGAACAGCATTTGAACAAAAATACAAACAGTATGAAAGAGAAGGGAAAGCACGAAAATCTATAAAAGCACAAGAGCTTTGGTTTGCTATCCTAGATTCCCAAATAGAAACAGGCACACCTTATATGCTCTATAAAGACGCTGCAAATGCAAAATCCAATCAAAAAAATCTAGGTGTTATAAAATCCAGCAACCTCTGCACCGAAATCATAGAATATACTGCTCCAGACGAGGTTGCGGTGTGTAACCTTGCCTCTATTTCTCTACCCATGTTTGTAACAGCAGACAGGTCTTTTGACCATACCAAACTGTATCAGGTAGCTTATGTAGTCACCAAAAACCTTAATAAGGTTATTGACAGAAACTATTACCCTGTGGCAGAAGCATCCTACTCTAATTTAAAACATAGACCTATTGGCATTGGCGTACAGGGCTTAGCAGATGCATTTCTTAAAATGAAACTGGTCTTTGATAGCGCTGAGGCACGAAAACTAAATAAAGAAATTTTTGAAACCATTTACTTTGCAGCCGTAACGGCTTCTAAAGACTTGGCACAAAAAGAAGGCGTTTATGAAAGCTATCCTGGATCACCCATTGCTCAAGGTATTTTCCAATTTGATATGTGGGGCGTAACGCCTTCTTCTGGTAGGTGGAATTGGGATATGTTGCGTAAAGAAGTCCTCCAATATGGAGTAAGAAATTCTCTCTTGGTGGCACCCATGCCCACAGCCTCTACATCCCAAATATTGGGCAACAACGAATGCTTTGAACCCTATACTTCTAATATTTATACCAGACGAGTCCTTTCTGGTGAATTTATTATTGTAAACAAATATTTATTAGAAGACTTGATTCGACTCGGTTTGTGGAATGAACAAATGAAAGAAGCCATTATGATTGGTAATGGGTCTATCCAACATATTGAAGCTATTCCGCAATACATTAAAAATCTGTATAGAACTGTTTGGGAGATTCCTCAGAAATCCATTATTGATATGGCTGCAGACCGAGCACCCTACATCTGTCAAAGCCAAAGTCTCAATCTCCATATGCAAGATGCTACCATGGGTAAACTAACCTCTATGCACTTTTATGGTTGGAAAAAAGGACTCAAAACAGGTATGTATTATTTGCGCACTAAGGCAGCTGCAGATGCGATTAAATTCACTATACAGAAAAAAACACTTACGGTACAGGAAGATCGAGTCTCCCCTATCCAAGAGGCAAGCCCTGATGTAGAAATAGAACAAGAATGCTTGATGTGTAGTGGATAG
- a CDS encoding ribonucleotide-diphosphate reductase subunit beta, with amino-acid sequence MKVNTEMDEPLLQENKNRFVLFPIEYHDIWSFYKQAEASFWTAEEIDLSQDIKDWEELTSDEKHFITHVLAFFAASDGIVNENLVQNFANEVQYTEAKFFYGFQIAIENIHSETYSLLIDTYIKDPKERHRLFNAIETIDWVKKKADWALRWINEGSFAERLIAFAAVEGIFFSGSFCAIFWLKKRGLMPGLTFSNELISRDEGLHCDFACLLYNQHIKYKLPQEQVGKIIADAVAIESEFVADALPVRLIGMNADLMIQYIQFVADRLLLELGCKRIYNVTNPFDFMEMIALQGKTNFFEKRVAEYQKSGVMGSISQDKDKARFTLDEEF; translated from the coding sequence ATGAAAGTTAATACTGAAATGGATGAGCCACTTCTGCAAGAAAACAAAAATAGATTTGTATTATTCCCAATTGAATATCATGATATTTGGAGTTTTTACAAACAAGCAGAAGCCAGTTTTTGGACAGCAGAAGAAATAGATCTTAGTCAAGATATAAAGGACTGGGAAGAGCTAACATCAGACGAAAAACATTTTATCACACATGTACTAGCCTTTTTTGCAGCCAGTGATGGTATTGTTAATGAAAATTTGGTTCAAAATTTTGCCAATGAAGTCCAGTACACAGAAGCAAAGTTTTTTTATGGTTTCCAGATAGCTATCGAAAATATTCATTCTGAAACTTATTCTTTACTTATTGATACCTATATAAAAGATCCTAAAGAACGTCATCGATTATTTAATGCTATTGAAACCATTGATTGGGTTAAGAAAAAGGCAGATTGGGCACTACGCTGGATCAATGAAGGTTCATTTGCAGAACGACTGATCGCTTTTGCAGCAGTAGAGGGCATCTTTTTTTCTGGTAGCTTTTGTGCTATTTTTTGGCTTAAGAAAAGAGGACTAATGCCAGGCCTAACCTTCTCTAATGAACTTATTTCTCGAGATGAGGGATTGCATTGTGATTTTGCATGTTTACTTTATAACCAGCATATTAAATATAAGCTTCCCCAGGAACAAGTTGGTAAAATTATAGCTGATGCAGTTGCTATTGAAAGTGAGTTTGTAGCTGATGCCTTACCTGTTAGATTAATTGGCATGAATGCAGATTTAATGATCCAATATATTCAGTTTGTTGCGGATAGACTACTCCTCGAACTAGGATGCAAGAGAATCTACAATGTAACCAATCCATTTGATTTTATGGAAATGATTGCATTACAGGGAAAAACAAATTTCTTTGAAAAAAGAGTAGCAGAATACCAGAAATCTGGTGTAATGGGTAGTATCTCTCAGGATAAAGATAAAGCACGCTTTACATTAGACGAAGAGTTTTAA
- the atpB gene encoding F0F1 ATP synthase subunit A: MEEGERYLKKIFYFFILILLGVFLYIPVHAQSATNHQDDFVMEHVTDAHSWHFATVSGHHIVLPLPVILFSTDRGLECFSSARFFDAHHHSVSFQDYLLLNEKIQCLDPTRSVYDLSITKNVAAMFLSVLLLVVGLLLAAKRFKKEPLIAPKRYLSFIDLYISLIKDEIAIPNIGKKHYARFLPYLLTIFSFIWINNLLGLLPGGANVTGSISVTLVLAAFTTFITIFNGNKQYWSHIFKPSGVPKWLLPIMIPVEILGIFTKFFSLMIRLFANITAGHIILLSIIGMVFSMKSMLVGVVVSVPFGTFMFLLKLLVAILQAYVFTLLSAIYFGQAVEEGHH; this comes from the coding sequence ATGGAAGAAGGAGAAAGGTATTTAAAAAAAATTTTTTATTTTTTCATCCTAATTTTATTAGGTGTGTTCTTGTATATACCAGTACATGCACAATCTGCCACAAACCATCAGGACGATTTTGTAATGGAACATGTAACAGATGCACATAGTTGGCATTTTGCAACTGTATCAGGCCATCATATCGTATTGCCATTGCCTGTTATCCTTTTTTCTACAGATAGGGGTCTTGAATGTTTTTCTTCTGCTCGTTTTTTTGATGCACATCATCATTCAGTATCCTTTCAGGATTACCTCTTATTAAATGAAAAAATTCAATGTTTAGATCCAACAAGATCTGTTTATGATCTGTCGATTACTAAAAATGTAGCTGCAATGTTTTTGAGCGTACTACTACTTGTAGTAGGATTATTATTGGCTGCAAAAAGATTCAAAAAGGAACCTCTAATTGCCCCAAAAAGATACTTGTCCTTTATAGATTTATACATATCCCTTATAAAAGATGAAATAGCTATTCCAAATATAGGCAAAAAACATTATGCAAGGTTTTTACCTTATCTCTTAACTATTTTCTCATTTATATGGATTAATAACCTCCTGGGGCTTTTACCTGGTGGTGCTAATGTAACTGGCAGTATTTCTGTTACCTTAGTATTAGCGGCTTTTACTACCTTTATCACTATTTTCAATGGTAATAAACAATATTGGTCCCATATATTTAAGCCATCAGGAGTCCCAAAATGGTTGCTTCCCATTATGATTCCAGTAGAGATCTTGGGTATTTTTACAAAGTTTTTTTCACTTATGATTAGGCTATTTGCAAATATTACAGCTGGCCATATCATCCTGCTAAGCATCATAGGTATGGTTTTTAGCATGAAAAGTATGTTGGTGGGTGTTGTGGTTAGTGTGCCTTTTGGCACTTTTATGTTTTTATTAAAACTACTGGTGGCTATCTTACAGGCCTATGTATTTACACTACTTTCTGCCATTTATTTTGGTCAGGCTGTAGAAGAAGGACATCATTAA